From Pseudomonas fluorescens, one genomic window encodes:
- a CDS encoding FecR family protein: MNSSLPHSIRRQAAEWLVRLDHQTDAETRQAFTEWLALDPQHASAIARLQGHLAPLQTLPAQPATATLRRAASSRRHGRSIASLALLAMVGASTLLGSYSMQQGLMFADLHTASGERQHQRLADGSQIDLDSDSAVDLDFDPQQRRVKLLRGEILVEVAKDPARPFSVVTAQGSIRALGTRFLVEQLDDATQVTMLESATRIDAGGRSQTLNAGQRLRFDANGPGAVEQVDSQALQNAWDDRQLLAYNQPLTDVLERLARHRKGLVLFDKQALSALRVTVMLPTDDSDRALRLLARTLPIEISHYTPWLTRVTLVTKQKNN, encoded by the coding sequence ATGAACAGTTCACTGCCCCATTCGATCCGCCGCCAGGCCGCCGAATGGCTGGTACGCCTCGATCATCAAACGGACGCCGAAACCCGCCAGGCCTTCACTGAATGGCTGGCGCTCGACCCGCAACACGCCAGCGCCATCGCCCGCCTGCAAGGGCATCTCGCACCGCTGCAAACACTCCCCGCCCAACCCGCCACGGCGACCTTGCGCCGTGCTGCGAGCAGCCGGCGCCATGGTCGCAGCATTGCCTCGCTGGCCCTGCTGGCAATGGTCGGCGCATCGACCCTGCTGGGTAGCTATTCGATGCAACAGGGGCTGATGTTCGCCGATCTGCACACCGCCAGCGGCGAACGCCAGCACCAACGGCTGGCCGATGGCAGCCAGATCGACCTGGACAGCGACTCCGCCGTCGACCTCGACTTCGACCCGCAACAACGGCGGGTCAAGCTGCTGCGCGGCGAAATTCTGGTGGAGGTGGCCAAGGATCCGGCGCGCCCGTTCTCCGTGGTGACGGCGCAAGGCAGCATTCGTGCGCTGGGTACGCGTTTTCTGGTCGAGCAACTGGACGACGCCACCCAGGTGACCATGCTCGAGTCCGCCACCCGCATCGACGCCGGCGGACGCAGCCAGACCCTCAACGCCGGCCAGCGCCTGCGCTTCGATGCAAACGGGCCTGGCGCGGTGGAACAGGTCGACAGCCAGGCCCTGCAAAATGCCTGGGATGACCGGCAGCTGTTGGCCTACAACCAACCGCTGACCGACGTTCTCGAGCGGCTGGCGAGGCACCGCAAGGGCCTGGTGCTGTTCGACAAGCAGGCGCTGTCGGCGCTGCGGGTCACCGTGATGCTGCCCACCGATGACAGTGATCGAGCCTTGCGCCTGCTGGCCCGGACGTTACCGATCGAAATCAGCCACTACACGCCCTGGCTGACCCGGGTGACGCTGGTCACCAAGCAGAAAAACAACTAA